A single window of [Clostridium] hylemonae DSM 15053 DNA harbors:
- the aspS gene encoding aspartate--tRNA ligase, protein MAESMQGIKRTHRCGELSGANAGQTVTVMGWVQKNRNKGGLVFIDVRDRSGIIQIVFEEGSTDSGLIEKAAKLRAEFVVAVTGEVKKRSGAVNENLSTGDIEIIPSQLRILSESETPPFPIEENSKTKEEVRLKYRYLDLRRPDLQKNMIMRSQVATLTRQFLAEEGFLEIETPILIGSTPEGARDYLVPSRIHQGHFYALPQSPQLFKQLLMCSGYDRYFQIAKCFRDEDLRADRQPEFTQIDMELSFVDVDDVIDVNERLLAKLFKDVLGVEVVLPIPRMTWQEAMDRYGSDKPDTRFGMELTDVTDVVKDCEFAVFKGAIENGGTVRGINAKGQGGMPRKKIDKLVDFARDFGAKGLAYIAVQEDGSVKSSFAKFMKEEEMSGLIEAMGGENGDLLLFAADKNKVVWDVLGNLRLELARQMELLDKSEYKFLWVTEFPLLEWNEEQERYTAMHHPFTMPMEEDLEYIDTDPGRVRAKAYDIVLNGNEIGGGSVRIYHQDVQNKMFEVLGFTPEKAQEQFGFLLNAFKYGVPPHAGLAYGLDRMVMLMAKEDSIRDVIAFPKVKDASDLMTEAPTAVEEKQLEELGLSVTVQE, encoded by the coding sequence ATGGCAGAATCAATGCAGGGAATAAAGAGAACACACCGCTGCGGTGAACTGTCCGGCGCAAATGCGGGACAGACTGTGACGGTGATGGGCTGGGTGCAGAAGAACCGCAATAAAGGAGGGCTCGTATTTATTGATGTGAGAGACCGTTCAGGCATCATACAGATCGTGTTTGAGGAAGGCAGCACAGACTCCGGCCTTATCGAGAAGGCGGCGAAGCTGCGCGCGGAATTTGTAGTGGCGGTCACAGGGGAGGTTAAGAAGCGCTCCGGCGCGGTAAATGAAAATCTCTCCACAGGAGATATTGAGATCATTCCGTCACAGCTGCGTATTTTGTCCGAGTCCGAGACACCGCCGTTTCCGATCGAGGAGAACTCCAAAACAAAAGAGGAAGTGCGGCTGAAATACCGCTACCTTGATCTGAGAAGACCGGATCTTCAGAAGAATATGATCATGAGAAGCCAGGTGGCTACGCTCACCCGCCAGTTCCTGGCGGAAGAAGGCTTCCTTGAGATAGAGACGCCTATATTGATCGGGAGCACGCCGGAAGGGGCGAGGGATTACCTTGTGCCAAGCCGTATCCACCAGGGGCATTTCTATGCTCTGCCGCAGTCTCCGCAGCTTTTTAAGCAGCTGCTCATGTGTTCCGGGTATGACCGATATTTTCAGATCGCAAAATGTTTCCGCGATGAGGATCTGCGGGCGGACAGACAGCCGGAATTTACACAGATCGACATGGAGCTTTCCTTTGTGGACGTGGACGATGTCATCGATGTGAATGAAAGGCTGCTCGCAAAGCTCTTCAAGGACGTACTTGGCGTGGAAGTTGTGCTTCCGATTCCGAGAATGACATGGCAGGAAGCCATGGACAGGTACGGCTCGGACAAGCCGGATACGCGTTTTGGCATGGAGCTTACAGATGTGACGGATGTGGTGAAGGACTGTGAGTTCGCCGTGTTCAAAGGCGCCATAGAAAATGGCGGTACTGTGCGGGGGATCAACGCAAAAGGACAGGGCGGCATGCCCCGCAAGAAGATCGACAAGCTGGTGGATTTTGCCAGAGATTTCGGGGCAAAGGGACTTGCCTATATTGCGGTACAGGAAGACGGTTCGGTGAAGTCTTCATTCGCGAAATTCATGAAGGAAGAGGAGATGTCGGGGCTGATCGAGGCTATGGGCGGAGAGAACGGCGACCTGCTTCTCTTTGCGGCAGATAAAAATAAAGTCGTTTGGGATGTGCTCGGCAATCTGCGTCTTGAACTGGCGCGTCAGATGGAGCTTCTCGACAAGAGCGAGTATAAGTTCCTCTGGGTGACAGAATTTCCGCTGCTTGAGTGGAATGAGGAGCAGGAACGTTATACAGCCATGCACCATCCGTTCACGATGCCGATGGAGGAGGACCTGGAATATATTGACACTGACCCGGGCAGAGTGCGGGCAAAGGCTTATGACATTGTGCTGAACGGAAATGAAATCGGCGGCGGAAGCGTCAGGATCTATCATCAGGACGTGCAGAACAAGATGTTTGAGGTACTCGGCTTTACGCCGGAAAAAGCGCAGGAGCAGTTCGGCTTTCTGCTGAACGCGTTTAAATACGGAGTGCCCCCTCATGCAGGACTTGCCTATGGTCTCGACCGTATGGTCATGCTTATGGCGAAGGAGGACAGTATCCGTGACGTCATCGCGTTCCCGAAGGTAAAGGATGCCTCAGACCTGATGACAGAGGCGCCGACCGCTGTGGAAGAGAAGCAGCTCGAGGAGCTGGGACTTTCCGTAACTGTTCAGGAATAA
- the hisS gene encoding histidine--tRNA ligase → MVMALKKKPVTGMKDMLPKEMEIRDHVIWLIKETYKTYGFSSMETPCVEHIENLCSKQGGDNEKLIFKILKRGEKLKIEDAKEENDLVDGGLRYDLTVPLARYYANHANELPSPFKAMQIGNVWRADRPQRGRFRQFMQCDIDILGEQSNLAEIELILATTAMLGKLNLKNFTVCINDRNILKAMAAYSGFKEEDYDEVFIILDKMDKIGSEGVSAELQELGYAKENVDTYLKLFDEISPGVEGIGYLREKLGAHLPAETADGMELIISSVEAAKEADFQMKFDPTLVRGQSYYTGTIFEVTMDEFGGSVAGGGRYDKMIGRFTGQDTPACGFSIGFERIVMLLLENGYEVPGKGAKKAYLLEKKLSPEGMLRVLSLARADRENGLQVMIANMKKNKKFQKEQLESEGYTQIIECYCDSIDSL, encoded by the coding sequence ATGGTTATGGCATTAAAGAAGAAACCGGTTACCGGAATGAAGGACATGCTCCCTAAGGAAATGGAGATCAGGGATCATGTCATCTGGCTCATTAAGGAGACGTATAAGACGTACGGCTTTTCTTCCATGGAGACACCCTGTGTGGAGCACATTGAAAACCTGTGCAGTAAACAGGGCGGAGACAATGAGAAGCTTATATTTAAAATATTAAAGCGCGGGGAGAAGCTTAAGATAGAAGACGCGAAAGAAGAAAATGACCTCGTCGACGGGGGGCTGCGCTATGACTTGACCGTACCGCTTGCAAGATATTACGCAAACCATGCAAACGAGCTGCCGTCCCCGTTTAAGGCGATGCAGATCGGCAATGTCTGGCGCGCCGACCGCCCGCAGAGAGGACGGTTCCGCCAGTTTATGCAGTGTGACATCGATATTCTCGGTGAACAGAGCAATCTCGCGGAGATCGAGCTTATTCTGGCGACGACCGCCATGCTCGGAAAGCTTAACCTTAAAAACTTTACGGTGTGTATCAACGACCGCAACATTTTGAAAGCAATGGCCGCGTACAGCGGTTTTAAAGAAGAAGATTACGATGAAGTGTTCATCATTCTGGATAAAATGGATAAGATCGGAAGCGAGGGAGTGTCTGCGGAACTGCAGGAGCTTGGTTACGCAAAAGAGAATGTGGACACATATCTTAAGCTGTTCGATGAGATATCCCCGGGCGTGGAGGGGATCGGCTACCTGAGGGAGAAGCTCGGAGCGCATCTTCCTGCGGAGACCGCAGACGGGATGGAGCTTATCATTTCAAGTGTAGAGGCGGCAAAAGAAGCGGATTTTCAGATGAAGTTCGATCCGACCCTTGTGAGGGGCCAGTCGTATTATACAGGAACTATCTTTGAAGTGACGATGGATGAGTTCGGCGGCTCTGTGGCCGGGGGCGGAAGATATGATAAGATGATAGGCAGATTTACCGGCCAGGATACGCCGGCCTGCGGCTTTTCCATCGGATTTGAGCGTATTGTGATGCTGCTTCTGGAAAATGGCTATGAAGTGCCCGGAAAGGGCGCGAAGAAAGCATATCTGCTGGAGAAAAAGCTTTCCCCGGAGGGAATGCTCAGAGTGCTCAGTCTTGCCAGGGCTGACCGTGAAAACGGCCTTCAGGTTATGATCGCTAATATGAAAAAGAATAAGAAATTTCAGAAAGAACAGCTGGAGTCGGAAGGATACACACAGATCATCGAGTGCTACTGCGATTCCATCGACAGTTTATAA
- the hemZ gene encoding coproporphyrinogen dehydrogenase HemZ, translating to MIEIICSDELYTYNVYHITKAFFPSEKVEQSVERTCADAVRVTLPDGTVLLAERAADRCADRQERKRCVDREIYTGLEQYTGRSLAWGLLTGVRPSKIAMKELEGGAQMEEFLRSFQEQYFVSGEKAQLAWEIAGREKALLEQLDYEDGYSLYVGIPFCPSVCTYCSFSSGALEAWKDRVEDYLDALMKELAYIGKVSAGKKLNTVYIGGGTPTTLTACQLERLLDCIDSNFSREHLLEYTVEAGRPDSITKEKLSVLYRHRITRISINPQSMQQKTLDLIGRRHTVEDIVRTYALARETGFDNINMDLIAGLPGESAADMRDTLRQAEALAPDSLTVHSLAIKRAAQMGQEQSARGYVEALERDTGTMAQVMTEMIRAAAESARRMGLLPYYLYRQKNIAGNFENVGYAKVDKAGIYNILIMEEKQSIIAAGAGASTKIVLKEAAELPGSKNGKKTNLVRIENVKAIDAYIARIGEMIERKGEWLWH from the coding sequence ATGATTGAGATCATCTGCAGTGATGAACTGTATACATATAATGTTTACCATATCACGAAGGCGTTCTTTCCGTCTGAAAAGGTGGAACAGAGCGTTGAGCGGACCTGTGCGGACGCGGTCCGCGTCACGCTGCCTGACGGTACGGTTCTTTTGGCAGAGCGCGCGGCGGACCGCTGTGCAGACCGGCAGGAGAGAAAACGCTGTGTGGACAGGGAGATTTACACCGGGCTGGAACAGTACACCGGCCGCTCCCTTGCGTGGGGCCTTCTGACCGGAGTGCGGCCTTCTAAGATCGCCATGAAGGAGCTGGAGGGCGGCGCGCAGATGGAGGAGTTCCTCCGCTCATTTCAGGAGCAGTATTTTGTGAGCGGAGAGAAGGCACAGCTTGCATGGGAGATCGCGGGCAGAGAGAAGGCGCTGCTTGAGCAGCTCGACTATGAAGACGGATACAGTCTCTATGTAGGGATACCCTTCTGTCCTTCTGTCTGTACTTACTGTTCGTTCAGCTCCGGCGCGCTTGAAGCGTGGAAGGACAGGGTGGAAGACTATCTGGACGCCCTTATGAAGGAACTGGCCTACATCGGCAAAGTGTCCGCCGGGAAGAAGCTGAACACCGTGTATATCGGCGGCGGTACGCCGACGACGCTGACGGCGTGTCAGCTGGAGCGGCTGCTGGACTGTATAGACAGTAATTTTTCCAGAGAACATCTTTTGGAATACACGGTGGAGGCGGGGCGCCCCGACAGTATCACAAAAGAGAAGCTGAGCGTACTGTACCGCCACCGCATCACGCGGATTTCCATTAATCCGCAGAGTATGCAGCAGAAGACTCTTGACTTGATCGGACGCCGCCATACAGTGGAGGATATTGTCCGGACTTACGCGCTGGCAAGAGAGACCGGGTTCGACAATATCAACATGGACCTGATCGCAGGACTTCCGGGGGAGTCTGCCGCGGATATGCGTGATACGCTCCGCCAGGCTGAGGCACTGGCGCCGGACAGCCTGACGGTGCATTCCCTTGCCATCAAGCGCGCCGCACAGATGGGACAGGAGCAGAGCGCCCGGGGCTATGTGGAAGCGCTGGAGAGAGATACCGGTACAATGGCGCAGGTCATGACGGAGATGATCCGCGCGGCGGCTGAAAGCGCGCGCCGCATGGGCCTTCTGCCGTATTATCTTTACCGCCAGAAGAATATTGCGGGTAATTTTGAAAATGTTGGCTATGCAAAGGTTGACAAAGCAGGAATATACAATATACTTATTATGGAGGAAAAACAATCCATTATTGCCGCAGGGGCGGGGGCTTCCACGAAGATCGTGCTGAAGGAGGCGGCAGAACTGCCGGGCAGTAAAAACGGTAAGAAGACGAATCTGGTGCGTATAGAGAATGTGAAGGCGATCGATGCTTATATCGCACGTATCGGTGAGATGATAGAACGAAAAGGAGAATGGTTATGGCATTAA
- a CDS encoding MBL fold metallo-hydrolase — MKVEKFVTGIISTNCYLAVNEETRQTAVIDPAACPSYLMGHIKSEGLKIEAVLLTHGHFDHIMGLDGFLKEYDVPVYLHRDDEQLIKDPGLNQSGVYTSGYTFGSATYIEDNETLKTAGFEFKVLHTPGHTPGGVCYYAEAEKVLFSGDTLFQSSVGRTDFPLGSMSDLVRGIREKLMVLPDDVLVYPGHMGETTIGYEKSHNPFL; from the coding sequence ATGAAAGTAGAGAAATTTGTTACGGGGATCATCAGTACGAACTGTTATCTGGCGGTCAATGAAGAGACAAGACAGACAGCCGTGATCGATCCGGCGGCGTGCCCGTCTTACCTGATGGGGCATATAAAAAGCGAAGGGCTGAAAATAGAGGCTGTCCTTCTGACACACGGACATTTCGACCACATCATGGGTCTGGACGGCTTCCTGAAGGAGTATGACGTGCCGGTATATCTGCACAGAGACGACGAGCAGCTTATTAAGGACCCCGGGCTTAACCAGTCCGGTGTCTACACGTCGGGCTATACGTTTGGCAGTGCCACATATATAGAGGACAACGAGACGCTTAAGACGGCGGGATTTGAGTTCAAAGTGCTGCACACGCCGGGACATACGCCCGGGGGCGTGTGTTATTATGCGGAGGCTGAGAAAGTATTGTTCAGCGGGGATACACTCTTTCAGAGCTCTGTCGGAAGGACGGACTTTCCGCTCGGCAGCATGTCGGATCTGGTGAGGGGAATCAGAGAAAAGCTTATGGTGCTGCCGGATGACGTGCTCGTATATCCGGGTCACATGGGCGAGACGACAATCGGTTATGAGAAAAGTCACAATCCATTTCTATAA
- a CDS encoding RelA/SpoT family protein yields the protein MSEKMIYESENRIAPESIADEISKGLEIVDGHAVKAPGDYEDPDQLYDMLIARIRKYHPSTDVSMIEKAYETARKAHGDQCRKSGEPYIVHPLWVAIILANLEMDKETIAAGMLHDVVEDTSVSEEEIKKNFGEEVALLVDGVTKLGRLSYSSDKLEVQAENLRKMFLAMAKDIRVIIIKLADRLHNMRTLQFMTPAKQKEKAKETMDIYAPIAQRLGISKIKTELDDLALKYSQPEVFFDLVNQINSRKTEREEFVQQIVDEVSTHMKNANIKADVNGRVKHFFSIYKKMVNQEKTVDQIYDLFAVRIIVDSVKDCYAALGVIHEMYTPIPGRFKDYIAMPKPNMYQSLHTTLMSSVGQPFEIQIRTEEMHKTAEYGIAAHWKYKESNDGKKSVQAQEEEKLSWLRQILEWQRDMSDNREFLNLLKGDLDLFAEDVYCFTPQGDVKNLPNGSTPIDFAYAIHSAVGNKMVGARVNGKLVNIDYKIQNGDRIEILTSQNSKGPSRDWLGIVKSTQAKNKINQWFKKEFKESNIVKGKEMIAAYCKAKAITQSDIMINRYMEIVQKKYGFKDWESVLAAIGHGGLKEGQVVNRLVEEYGKEHKQEMTDEVVLERVAEASKNKVHIAKSKSGIVVKGIDDMAVRFSRCCNPVPGDEIVGFVTRGRGLSIHRTDCVNMIHLTEGERVRLIDAEWESEVAEQNGGQYLAEIKMFAHDRQGLLMEMSKIFTEATVDVKSMNVRTSKQGTATIETGFIVHGREELDTIVKKLRQVEGVMDIERTTG from the coding sequence ATGTCAGAGAAAATGATATATGAGTCAGAAAACCGCATAGCACCGGAATCCATTGCGGATGAGATCTCAAAGGGACTGGAAATTGTGGACGGGCACGCCGTGAAGGCTCCCGGAGATTATGAAGATCCGGACCAGCTTTATGACATGTTAATTGCCCGTATCCGGAAGTACCATCCTTCAACGGATGTATCCATGATAGAGAAGGCGTATGAGACAGCCAGGAAAGCGCACGGGGACCAGTGCCGCAAGTCCGGAGAGCCGTACATTGTCCATCCGCTCTGGGTCGCCATCATCCTGGCCAATCTGGAGATGGATAAGGAGACGATCGCGGCAGGAATGCTCCACGATGTCGTGGAGGATACATCTGTATCGGAAGAAGAGATAAAAAAGAATTTCGGGGAAGAAGTTGCGCTTCTGGTGGACGGGGTCACAAAGCTCGGCCGGCTTTCTTATTCTTCGGATAAACTGGAAGTACAGGCGGAAAATCTAAGAAAGATGTTTCTTGCCATGGCAAAGGATATCCGGGTCATTATCATCAAGCTTGCGGACCGGCTGCACAACATGCGGACGCTACAGTTTATGACGCCGGCCAAGCAGAAGGAAAAGGCAAAGGAGACGATGGATATCTATGCTCCGATCGCCCAGAGACTCGGTATATCCAAGATCAAGACAGAACTTGACGATCTGGCGCTCAAGTATTCACAGCCGGAAGTGTTTTTTGATCTTGTGAATCAGATCAATTCGAGGAAGACGGAGCGCGAGGAGTTTGTACAGCAGATCGTAGATGAAGTGTCCACACATATGAAGAACGCCAACATAAAGGCAGACGTCAACGGCCGGGTGAAGCATTTCTTCAGCATATATAAGAAGATGGTGAACCAGGAGAAGACGGTGGACCAGATATATGACCTGTTCGCCGTGCGGATCATCGTAGATTCTGTAAAGGACTGTTACGCCGCGCTCGGTGTGATCCACGAGATGTATACGCCGATACCGGGGCGTTTTAAAGACTATATTGCAATGCCGAAGCCGAATATGTACCAGTCGCTTCACACGACGCTTATGAGTTCGGTCGGGCAGCCGTTTGAAATACAGATCCGTACGGAGGAAATGCACAAGACGGCGGAATATGGTATTGCCGCCCACTGGAAATACAAAGAATCCAATGACGGCAAGAAGAGCGTACAGGCGCAGGAAGAGGAGAAGCTGAGTTGGCTTCGGCAGATCCTCGAATGGCAGAGAGACATGTCCGACAACAGGGAATTCTTAAATCTGCTCAAAGGCGATCTGGACTTGTTTGCCGAGGATGTGTACTGCTTTACCCCACAGGGGGACGTCAAGAATCTTCCGAACGGCTCCACGCCGATCGATTTTGCATATGCCATCCACAGTGCGGTCGGCAATAAGATGGTAGGAGCCCGCGTCAACGGAAAGCTGGTCAATATAGACTATAAGATACAGAACGGGGACAGGATAGAGATCCTGACTTCCCAGAATTCCAAGGGCCCGAGCCGGGACTGGCTGGGCATTGTAAAGAGCACACAGGCGAAAAACAAGATCAACCAGTGGTTCAAGAAGGAATTCAAGGAGAGCAATATCGTAAAGGGCAAGGAGATGATCGCCGCCTACTGTAAAGCAAAGGCGATCACCCAGAGCGATATCATGATCAACAGGTACATGGAGATCGTGCAGAAGAAATACGGTTTTAAAGACTGGGAGTCTGTGCTGGCGGCCATCGGACACGGAGGACTGAAGGAAGGACAGGTCGTGAACCGCCTTGTGGAAGAGTACGGCAAGGAACACAAGCAGGAGATGACCGACGAAGTCGTACTGGAACGTGTGGCGGAAGCGTCCAAGAACAAAGTGCATATCGCCAAATCAAAGAGCGGTATCGTCGTCAAAGGGATCGACGATATGGCGGTCCGTTTCTCCAGATGCTGCAACCCGGTTCCGGGAGATGAGATCGTCGGGTTTGTGACCCGCGGGCGGGGATTGTCCATCCACAGGACAGACTGTGTGAATATGATACATCTGACCGAGGGCGAGCGTGTCCGGCTCATCGACGCGGAGTGGGAAAGCGAAGTGGCGGAGCAGAACGGCGGACAGTACCTGGCGGAGATCAAGATGTTTGCGCATGACAGGCAGGGGCTTCTCATGGAGATGTCCAAGATATTTACCGAGGCGACGGTGGATGTGAAGTCCATGAACGTGCGCACGAGCAAGCAGGGAACGGCGACGATCGAGACCGGCTTTATCGTGCACGGAAGGGAAGAACTGGACACGATAGTAAAGAAGCTGCGCCAGGTGGAAGGCGTTATGGATATAGAGAGAACAACAGGCTAA
- a CDS encoding adenine phosphoribosyltransferase has product MKPIEEYVRSIPDFPEQGIIFRDVTSVLQDADGLHLAVDLMQEKLDGVEFDVVVGPESRGFIFGVPIAYNLHKPFIPIRKKGKLPCETVSIQYELEYGTAELEIHRDAVKEGQKVVIIDDLIATGGTNEAMIKLVEGLGGKVVKAVFLMELSGLEGRKRLKGYDVESVIAYPGK; this is encoded by the coding sequence ATGAAACCAATAGAAGAGTATGTAAGGAGTATTCCGGACTTCCCGGAGCAGGGTATCATTTTCAGGGATGTCACGAGCGTGCTCCAGGATGCGGACGGCCTGCATCTTGCCGTTGACCTGATGCAGGAAAAGCTTGACGGTGTGGAATTTGACGTGGTCGTGGGTCCGGAGTCGAGAGGGTTTATCTTTGGTGTCCCTATTGCATATAATCTGCATAAACCGTTTATTCCGATCAGAAAGAAAGGAAAGCTGCCATGTGAGACAGTCTCTATCCAATATGAGCTGGAGTACGGGACCGCGGAGCTTGAGATACACAGAGATGCGGTCAAGGAAGGGCAGAAGGTCGTCATCATCGATGACCTGATCGCCACAGGCGGGACGAATGAGGCTATGATTAAGCTCGTTGAAGGGCTGGGCGGCAAAGTGGTGAAGGCAGTATTCCTTATGGAATTATCCGGTCTGGAAGGAAGAAAGCGGCTGAAGGGATATGATGTGGAATCCGTGATAGCTTATCCAGGCAAATGA
- the recJ gene encoding single-stranded-DNA-specific exonuclease RecJ, protein MEQWILLRKGADFEELGRKFGISPRLACLIRNRDVIGPEAVDRYLNGTITDLYDGMLMKDMDKAVEILREKIEENRKIRIIGDYDIDGVNATYILLKGLRKSGACADSDIPDRIKDGYGLNIELIERAYRDGIDTIVTCDNGIAASEEIAYGKRLGMTVIVTDHHEVPYESEGEEKNYILPAADAVIDPKQPGCGYPFKGLCGAAVAYKLIEALYEAMGNEADDLDDLLENVAVATVGDVMELVDENRILVREGLERLRRTVNPGLGALIECTGIDREKLNSYHIGFVLGPCLNAGGRLDTAKRALDLLCAERKKEADILAGDLKALNDSRKEMTAAAVEQAVQMIETTSLGKDRVLAVYLPDCHESLAGIVAGRLRERYCRPAYVMTDAEDGVKGSGRSIEAYHMYEELAGCRELLTKYGGHMMAAGFSLEKENVEQFRRRLNENCTLKESDMREKVVIDMEMPFSCVTEDIVRELKYLEPFGNGNKKPVFAARKVELLGGQIFGKNRNVLKMRVKDAAGNETEAVYFGDTGRFCSYLEEQYGKEALKQFLGRRRSKMTLSVTYYPEVNEYMGSRTMQIVITHYQ, encoded by the coding sequence ATGGAACAGTGGATACTGCTCAGAAAGGGAGCTGATTTCGAGGAACTGGGGAGAAAGTTCGGCATCAGTCCAAGGCTGGCCTGCCTGATCAGAAACCGGGATGTGATCGGGCCGGAGGCGGTGGACCGTTATCTGAACGGAACGATCACCGACCTGTATGACGGAATGCTCATGAAGGATATGGACAAGGCGGTGGAGATCCTCCGGGAGAAGATAGAAGAAAACAGGAAGATCCGTATTATTGGAGACTACGACATAGACGGAGTGAACGCCACTTATATTCTGCTGAAAGGTCTGAGAAAATCAGGGGCTTGTGCGGACAGTGACATACCGGACCGGATAAAGGACGGCTACGGGCTGAACATTGAACTGATCGAACGGGCATACAGGGACGGCATAGACACGATCGTGACCTGTGATAACGGAATCGCGGCCAGTGAGGAGATCGCCTACGGCAAACGGCTCGGCATGACGGTCATTGTGACAGACCACCATGAGGTGCCATATGAGTCGGAGGGGGAGGAAAAGAATTATATACTTCCCGCCGCCGACGCGGTCATTGACCCGAAGCAGCCGGGCTGCGGCTACCCGTTCAAGGGACTGTGCGGGGCGGCAGTTGCCTACAAGCTCATAGAGGCGTTGTACGAGGCTATGGGAAATGAGGCGGATGATCTGGACGACCTTTTGGAAAATGTGGCGGTCGCCACAGTGGGAGATGTGATGGAGCTGGTAGATGAGAACCGGATCCTTGTCAGGGAAGGGCTGGAACGTCTGAGAAGAACGGTAAATCCGGGACTTGGCGCTCTCATTGAGTGTACCGGCATAGACCGGGAAAAGCTGAACTCTTACCATATCGGTTTCGTCCTCGGACCGTGTTTGAATGCGGGCGGAAGACTGGATACAGCGAAGCGCGCGCTTGACCTGCTCTGTGCGGAACGTAAAAAAGAGGCGGACATACTGGCGGGAGACTTAAAGGCATTGAATGACAGCCGGAAAGAGATGACAGCCGCCGCGGTAGAGCAGGCAGTACAGATGATCGAGACGACGTCTCTCGGAAAGGACCGGGTTCTGGCGGTATACCTGCCGGACTGTCATGAAAGCCTGGCGGGCATCGTGGCGGGAAGGCTGCGGGAGCGCTACTGCCGCCCGGCATACGTCATGACAGACGCGGAAGACGGGGTGAAAGGTTCCGGGCGTTCCATCGAAGCTTATCACATGTACGAAGAACTGGCAGGCTGCAGGGAGCTTTTGACAAAGTACGGCGGTCATATGATGGCGGCCGGGTTTTCGCTGGAGAAAGAGAATGTGGAGCAGTTTCGCAGGCGGCTGAATGAAAACTGTACGCTCAAGGAAAGCGACATGCGGGAAAAAGTAGTGATCGATATGGAGATGCCGTTCTCCTGTGTCACAGAGGATATCGTCAGAGAGCTCAAGTATCTGGAGCCTTTCGGAAATGGAAATAAAAAGCCGGTATTTGCCGCGAGAAAGGTGGAACTGCTCGGCGGACAGATATTTGGAAAGAATAGAAATGTGCTGAAGATGCGCGTGAAGGATGCGGCGGGAAATGAGACTGAGGCTGTTTATTTCGGTGATACCGGCCGGTTCTGCTCCTATCTGGAGGAACAATACGGCAAAGAGGCGCTGAAACAGTTCCTGGGCCGGCGAAGAAGCAAAATGACACTGTCTGTGACGTATTATCCGGAAGTAAATGAGTATATGGGGAGCCGGACAATGCAGATCGTTATCACGCATTACCAGTAA